A window of the Juglans microcarpa x Juglans regia isolate MS1-56 chromosome 5D, Jm3101_v1.0, whole genome shotgun sequence genome harbors these coding sequences:
- the LOC121265836 gene encoding UDP-glycosyltransferase 73D1-like has translation MASMITSQPHFVLIPLMAQGHMIPMIDMARHFAESGVIVSLVTTPYNASRFETAIHRATESGLPILLVQLEFPCQQVGLPIGYENLDILPSRDLLTKFYEGLSMLQQPLEKQLQNQRHPPTCIISDKCLSWTSETAQKFNIPRLVFHGMGCFSLLSSHNIKFYNAHRSVSSDSEPFVIPGLPQRIEITRAQLPGSLFAMLPGLDDVRDKMQEAESTAYGVVVNTFNELEPGIIEEYEKAIKKKVWCVGPVSLYNKESLDKFERGDKPLINEQQCLGWLNSMEPSSVIYACLGSLCHLVPSQIIELGLGLEASKQPFIWVIKTGERYLELEEWLKKERFEERNKGRGLLIKGWAPQDFILSHPAIGGFITHCGWNSTIESVCRGVPMITWPLFSEQFLNEKLVVEILRIGIQVGVEIPVRWGEEEKVGVLVKKEKVEKAIALLMDGGDEGIRRRKKARELGEMARRAMEKGGSSQLNMLSLIKDISKLRSV, from the coding sequence ATGGCTTCCATGATAACCAGCCAACCTCACTTTGTTTTGATACCACTCATGGCACAAGGCCACATGATACCGATGATAGACATGGCCAGACACTTTGCAGAGAGTGGCGTGATTGTCAGCTTGGTCACTACCCCCTACAATGCCTCCAGATTCGAAACAGCCATTCATCGAGCAACAGAATCTGGCCTCCCGATTCTACTTGTTCAACTGGAATTTCCATGCCAACAAGTGGGACTTCCTATTGGGTACGAGAATCTTGACATCCTCCCTTCACGAGACCTACTGACCAAGTTCTATGAAGGTCTAAGCATGCTACAACAACCTTTAGAAAAGCAACTCCAAAATCAAAGGCACCCTCCAACTTGCATCATATCTGACAAGTGCCTCTCTTGGACATCCGAAACAGCTCAAAAGTTCAATATCCCAAGGCTTGTTTTCCACGGGATGGGTTGTTTCTCGCTTCTAAGCTCCCAtaatatcaaattttacaaTGCTCACCGTTCTGTCAGTTCCGACTCAGAACCCTTCGTGATCCCAGGACTGCCCCAAAGAATTGAGATAACAAGAGCCCAGCTTCCAGGTTCATTATTTGCTATGCTGCCCGGCTTGGATGATGTCCGCGACAAGATGCAAGAGGCCGAATCAACGGCTTATGGGGTTGTTGTGAATACTTTTAATGAATTGGAGCCAGGGATCATTGAGGAGTACGAGAAGGCCATCAAGAAGAAGGTGTGGTGCGTTGGTCCAGTTTCTTTATATAACAAAGAGAGTTTGGACAAGTTCGAGAGAGGTGACAAACCCTTAATTAACGAGCAACAATGCTTGGGATGGCTTAACTCGATGGAACCAAGCTCTGTTATTTATGCTTGTCTGGGCAGTTTATGCCACCTGGTTCCCTCACAAATAATCGAGCTTGGGTTGGGTCTTGAGGCATCAAAACAACCATTTATTTGGGTGATTAAAACAGGAGAGAGATATTTAGAGTTGGAGGAGTGGCTCAAGAAGGAAAGATTTGAGGAAAGGAACAAAGGGAGGGGACTCTTAATCAAGGGATGGGCTCCCCAAGATTTCATTCTGTCTCATCCGGCAATCGGAGGTTTCATCACCCACTGCGGTTGGAACTCAACGATAGAAAGTGTGTGTCGTGGGGTGCCAATGATCACTTGGCCTCTCTTTTCGGAGCAGTTCTTGAATGAAAAACTGGTGgtagaaattttgagaattgggATTCAAGTAGGGGTGGAGATCCCTGTCAGATGGGGGGAAGAAGAGAAAGTTGGGGTTCttgtgaagaaagaaaaagtggagaAGGCAATAGCGTTGTTGATGGATGGGGGAGATGAAGGCataaggagaagaaagaaagcaagaGAGCTTGGAGAGATGGCAAGAAGGGCAATGGAAAAAGGAGGATCCTCTCAATTGAACATGTTATCTCTTATCAAAGATATATCCAAATTACGATCCGTTTAA